A genomic window from Flavobacterium johnsoniae includes:
- a CDS encoding outer membrane beta-barrel protein: MKKMLLLLALSVFGFANAQKGTILVGGNIGYTSQTAERKSLGFKTKETVFEFSPRVGYQFHENWTAGAEFTVSSSKNTNDLGESKFNGFKAGAFVRYTVPLNETFAFFADLGAGFQNQKSKDYENGTLMSESKGDGLYAGVTPALFINMKKGFGLNFSIGGLGYETLNYDFADTDVKSFYFNFGKTINIGISKNF, encoded by the coding sequence ATGAAAAAAATGCTACTTCTTCTTGCATTGTCAGTATTTGGCTTTGCAAATGCCCAAAAGGGAACAATCTTAGTTGGTGGAAACATTGGTTATACTTCTCAAACTGCGGAACGTAAATCTTTAGGTTTTAAAACTAAAGAAACCGTATTTGAATTTTCTCCAAGAGTGGGGTATCAGTTTCATGAAAACTGGACAGCTGGAGCTGAATTTACAGTTTCTTCTTCAAAGAATACTAATGATCTTGGTGAATCTAAATTTAATGGTTTTAAAGCAGGTGCATTTGTACGTTACACCGTTCCATTAAATGAAACTTTTGCTTTTTTTGCTGATTTAGGAGCAGGATTTCAAAATCAAAAAAGTAAAGATTACGAGAATGGGACACTTATGTCAGAAAGCAAAGGAGATGGCTTGTACGCTGGTGTTACACCGGCTCTATTTATCAATATGAAGAAAGGTTTTGGATTAAATTTCAGTATAGGTGGTCTAGGATATGAAACTTTAAACTATGATTTTGCTGATACAGATGTAAAATCATTTTATTTCAACTTTGGTAAAACAATTAATATCGGGATTTCTAAAAACTTTTAA
- a CDS encoding outer membrane beta-barrel protein has protein sequence MKKILVMAALAICSFANAQKGTILVGGNIGYTSEKSEFRFSEDKASTFTFSPKVGYQFHENWTVGGEFSLSTSDIDNADINRKDNRFRTGAFVRYTKPLSQTFSVFADMGAGFQTEKNKIYANNGNSYVRYKGNGAYVDVTPALFINMKKGFGLNFSIGGLGYETLSFDDNGEDYSNFYFNFGKTFNIGISKNF, from the coding sequence ATGAAAAAAATTTTAGTGATGGCTGCCCTAGCTATCTGCAGTTTTGCAAACGCACAAAAAGGAACAATCTTAGTTGGTGGAAACATCGGTTACACTTCTGAAAAATCAGAATTCAGATTTAGTGAAGATAAAGCAAGTACTTTTACTTTTTCTCCTAAAGTAGGTTACCAATTCCACGAAAACTGGACAGTTGGAGGAGAATTTTCATTAAGCACATCTGATATTGATAATGCAGATATAAACCGTAAAGATAATAGATTTAGAACTGGAGCTTTTGTTCGTTACACAAAACCATTAAGCCAAACTTTTTCTGTTTTTGCAGATATGGGAGCTGGTTTCCAAACTGAAAAAAATAAAATTTATGCTAATAATGGAAACAGTTATGTAAGATATAAAGGAAACGGAGCTTATGTAGATGTAACTCCAGCTCTTTTCATCAATATGAAAAAAGGTTTTGGTCTTAACTTCAGTATTGGTGGTTTAGGATACGAAACATTAAGTTTTGATGACAATGGAGAAGATTACAGTAATTTCTATTTTAACTTCGGTAAAACTTTCAATATCGGAATTTCTAAAAATTTCTAA
- the metE gene encoding 5-methyltetrahydropteroyltriglutamate--homocysteine S-methyltransferase produces the protein MKTNNLGYPRIGSNRELKKASELYWAGKISADELIAVGKEIRSKNWHLQLEAGVDLIPSNDFSFYDQVLDLTLSVGAIPQRYHELAKTNSSLDLYFAMARGSQKNGQDVVAMEMTKWFDTNYHYIVPEFTKNQKFELFSEKIINEFKEANALGIKTKPVLIGPVSYLLLGKEKEEGFNRIDLLDALLPVYLEILEKLQAENAEYIQLDEPFLALNLTDKERGAFTKVYNEINARFPKLKIVLANYFDCFGENLETALALPVDTFHLDLVRCPLQLDDILESGKLASNVNLSLGVVDGRNIWKNDFKKSLEVIKKATDALGENRILVAPSCSLIHSPCDLDLETNDQTLTPEIKQWLAFAKQKISEIVLLKQFASNEVDVKNSVDYERNVIANENRKTSKLIHNNEVKARVAGITASDDKRKSTFATRRQSQIEALKLPLFPTTTIGSFPQTAEVRSWRAKFKKGELTVEEYNDLIEKETEATIRFQEETGIDVLVHGEFERNDMVEYFGEQLAGFTFTKSGWVQSYGSRCVKPPVIYGDVSRPNPMTVKWSEYAQSLTPKWVKGMLTGPVTILQWSFVRNDQPRSETCTQIALAIRDEVVDLEKAGIKIIQIDEPAIREGLPLRKEEWAKYLDWAVKAFRISASGVNDDTQIHTHMCYSEFNDIIQNIADMDADVITIECSRSQMELLDAFANFKYPNEIGPGVYDIHSPRVPSSTEMVRLLEKASAVIPVDQLWVNPDCGLKTRHWDETKKALIEMVNAAQEMRAAVENPVS, from the coding sequence ATGAAAACAAACAACTTAGGTTACCCAAGAATTGGCAGCAATAGAGAACTTAAAAAAGCATCTGAATTATATTGGGCTGGGAAAATTTCGGCAGACGAACTTATCGCAGTTGGAAAAGAAATTAGAAGCAAAAACTGGCATTTGCAATTAGAAGCTGGTGTAGATTTAATTCCTTCTAACGATTTTTCTTTTTACGATCAGGTTTTAGATTTGACTCTTTCTGTTGGCGCAATTCCGCAACGTTATCATGAATTAGCAAAAACAAATTCTTCTTTAGATTTGTATTTTGCTATGGCACGAGGATCTCAAAAAAACGGTCAAGATGTTGTGGCAATGGAAATGACAAAGTGGTTTGATACCAATTACCATTATATTGTTCCTGAGTTTACTAAGAATCAAAAGTTTGAATTGTTTTCTGAAAAAATAATCAACGAATTTAAAGAAGCAAATGCTTTAGGAATTAAAACGAAACCTGTTCTTATCGGACCTGTTTCTTATTTATTGTTAGGAAAAGAGAAAGAAGAAGGTTTTAACAGAATTGATCTTTTAGATGCTTTACTTCCAGTTTATTTAGAAATTCTAGAAAAATTACAAGCTGAAAATGCCGAATATATTCAGCTAGACGAACCTTTCTTAGCTTTAAATTTAACTGATAAAGAAAGAGGCGCTTTCACGAAAGTGTATAACGAAATCAACGCTCGTTTTCCAAAACTTAAAATTGTTTTAGCGAATTATTTTGATTGTTTCGGAGAAAATCTTGAAACGGCTTTGGCTTTGCCAGTTGATACTTTCCATTTAGATTTAGTTCGTTGCCCGCTTCAATTAGATGATATTTTAGAATCTGGAAAATTGGCTTCAAACGTAAATCTTTCTCTTGGAGTTGTTGACGGAAGAAATATCTGGAAAAATGATTTCAAAAAATCTTTGGAAGTAATTAAAAAAGCAACTGATGCTTTAGGCGAAAATAGAATTTTAGTTGCTCCGTCTTGTTCTTTAATTCATAGTCCCTGCGATTTAGATTTAGAAACAAACGATCAGACTTTGACGCCAGAAATCAAACAATGGCTGGCTTTTGCAAAACAAAAAATCAGCGAAATTGTTCTTTTAAAACAATTCGCTTCAAACGAAGTTGACGTAAAAAATTCTGTCGATTACGAAAGAAACGTTATTGCAAATGAAAACCGTAAAACTTCAAAACTAATTCATAATAATGAAGTAAAAGCACGTGTGGCAGGAATTACAGCTTCTGATGACAAACGTAAAAGCACTTTTGCAACAAGAAGACAAAGCCAGATAGAAGCTTTAAAATTACCATTATTTCCGACCACAACAATTGGATCTTTTCCTCAAACAGCAGAAGTGAGAAGTTGGAGAGCGAAATTCAAAAAAGGCGAATTAACAGTTGAAGAATATAATGATTTAATCGAAAAAGAAACCGAAGCTACAATTCGTTTTCAAGAAGAAACAGGAATTGACGTTTTGGTTCACGGAGAATTCGAAAGAAACGACATGGTCGAATATTTCGGCGAACAATTAGCTGGATTTACATTTACTAAAAGCGGTTGGGTTCAGAGTTATGGAAGCCGTTGTGTGAAACCGCCAGTTATTTACGGTGACGTTTCTCGTCCAAATCCGATGACGGTAAAATGGTCAGAATACGCACAATCTCTAACTCCAAAATGGGTAAAAGGAATGTTGACTGGGCCTGTAACAATTCTACAATGGTCATTTGTTCGTAACGACCAACCGCGTTCTGAAACTTGCACGCAAATCGCTTTGGCCATTCGTGATGAAGTTGTGGACTTAGAAAAAGCGGGAATCAAAATTATCCAAATCGATGAACCAGCAATTCGTGAAGGTCTTCCGTTAAGAAAAGAAGAATGGGCGAAATATTTAGACTGGGCTGTAAAAGCATTTAGAATTTCGGCAAGCGGTGTAAACGATGATACGCAGATTCACACCCATATGTGTTACAGCGAGTTTAACGACATTATTCAAAACATCGCCGACATGGATGCCGATGTAATTACAATCGAATGTTCGCGTTCGCAAATGGAACTTTTAGACGCTTTTGCCAACTTTAAATATCCAAACGAAATTGGTCCTGGAGTCTACGATATTCACTCTCCGCGCGTGCCTTCGAGTACAGAAATGGTTCGTTTATTAGAAAAAGCTTCGGCTGTAATTCCCGTAGATCAACTTTGGGTAAATCCAGATTGCGGTTTAAAAACCCGTCATTGGGATGAAACCAAAAAAGCCTTAATCGAAATGGTGAATGCCGCTCAGGAAATGAGAGCTGCGGTTGAAAATCCTGTTAGTTAA
- a CDS encoding Lrp/AsnC family transcriptional regulator, translating into MENLDKTDLLILKHLQENSNINTKDLASKLFLTVTPVYERIKRLERDGYITKYVALLDKKKMNRGMTVFCNVRLKEHAKNVGSNFVKDIVALPEIIECYNIAGDYDFMLKILVQDMESYQDFVMNKLSTIENIGNTNSIFVMGEIKHSTALEF; encoded by the coding sequence ATGGAGAATCTAGATAAAACCGATTTATTGATCTTAAAACACCTTCAAGAAAACTCTAATATCAATACAAAAGACTTGGCAAGTAAATTATTTTTGACTGTTACGCCAGTTTACGAACGAATTAAAAGGTTGGAAAGAGATGGATATATTACCAAATATGTTGCGCTTTTAGATAAGAAAAAAATGAATCGGGGCATGACCGTTTTCTGTAACGTACGTTTAAAAGAGCATGCTAAAAATGTTGGAAGCAATTTTGTAAAAGATATTGTGGCGCTTCCAGAAATTATAGAATGTTACAACATTGCTGGCGATTACGATTTTATGCTGAAGATTTTGGTTCAAGATATGGAGAGTTATCAGGATTTTGTAATGAACAAATTATCGACAATTGAAAACATCGGAAATACCAATAGTATTTTTGTGATGGGAGAAATTAAACATAGTACTGCTTTGGAGTTTTAA
- a CDS encoding nucleoside deaminase yields MINPFTDEYFMKKALQEAEIAFERGEIPVGAVIVVADKIIASSHNLTELLNDVTAHAEMQSITAAANFLGGKYLKDCTLYVTLEPCQMCAGALYWSQISKIVFGARDEQRGFLNMGTKLHPKTTVVSGVMANEAADLMKRFFIERRK; encoded by the coding sequence ATGATAAATCCTTTTACAGACGAATATTTTATGAAAAAAGCTTTGCAGGAAGCTGAAATTGCTTTTGAAAGAGGCGAAATTCCTGTTGGAGCTGTAATTGTTGTTGCCGATAAAATAATTGCAAGCAGTCATAATTTAACCGAATTATTAAATGACGTTACCGCACATGCTGAAATGCAATCTATTACAGCGGCAGCTAATTTTTTGGGCGGAAAATATTTAAAAGATTGTACGCTTTATGTAACCCTCGAACCTTGCCAAATGTGTGCAGGCGCTTTGTATTGGAGCCAGATTTCGAAAATCGTTTTTGGCGCACGCGACGAACAACGCGGTTTTCTAAATATGGGAACAAAATTGCATCCTAAAACGACTGTTGTTTCTGGCGTAATGGCAAACGAAGCCGCTGATTTGATGAAACGGTTTTTTATTGAAAGACGTAAATAG
- a CDS encoding DUF3078 domain-containing protein: MKLLRSTLLLFLLLSTSTIFAQIIQTTLSPNQAPKPPSNWSKKNQLGFDISEIAFVNWSAGGTSSISGLFKGEFGRTYAKKNHKWVNELIVKYGLNKQDGTELRKTDDALQFNSTYGFRKDTASNWYYSSKLNFNTQFTNGYNYPNRDVAISKPFAPAYIFLGAGAENANKAKNRVFYFSPITLKTTLVLDQYLANQGSFGVKKAVYAPDPLDPTQQILIEEGQKVKAEFGILFTAYMKNEIYKNVFYENRLSLYTDYLNKFGNVDIDYDTRLDLVVNAYVKANIGVHLIYDDDIKTKKDVVDPTTGTKTQVNDGPRMQLRQVLGVGLVYAFK; encoded by the coding sequence ATGAAATTATTACGTTCAACCCTTTTATTATTTTTACTGCTAAGCACCTCTACTATTTTCGCCCAAATTATACAAACTACTTTAAGTCCAAATCAAGCGCCTAAACCGCCATCGAATTGGTCTAAAAAGAATCAATTAGGTTTTGATATTTCTGAAATCGCATTTGTGAATTGGAGTGCCGGGGGAACAAGTTCTATCTCTGGTTTATTTAAAGGCGAATTTGGAAGAACTTATGCTAAGAAAAATCATAAATGGGTTAACGAGCTTATTGTAAAATATGGTCTAAACAAACAAGACGGAACTGAATTAAGGAAAACCGACGACGCTCTTCAGTTTAACTCGACTTACGGGTTTAGAAAAGACACGGCATCAAACTGGTATTACTCTTCAAAATTAAATTTCAATACGCAATTTACAAACGGTTATAATTACCCAAACAGAGATGTTGCCATCTCTAAACCTTTTGCACCAGCTTATATCTTTCTGGGAGCTGGAGCTGAGAATGCTAATAAAGCCAAAAACAGAGTTTTCTATTTCTCTCCTATTACGTTAAAAACAACTTTAGTATTAGATCAATATCTTGCAAATCAAGGTTCTTTCGGGGTTAAAAAGGCGGTTTATGCGCCAGATCCGCTAGATCCAACACAGCAAATATTAATTGAAGAAGGTCAGAAAGTAAAAGCCGAATTCGGTATACTTTTTACAGCTTACATGAAAAATGAAATCTACAAAAACGTTTTTTACGAAAACAGATTGAGTTTATATACTGACTATTTGAATAAATTCGGAAATGTCGATATTGATTATGACACACGATTAGATCTTGTAGTTAATGCTTATGTAAAGGCTAATATCGGAGTTCATTTAATTTATGATGATGATATTAAAACCAAAAAAGATGTTGTTGATCCGACTACAGGAACCAAAACTCAAGTTAATGACGGACCAAGAATGCAGTTAAGACAAGTACTTGGAGTTGGTTTAGTTTACGCCTTCAAATAA
- a CDS encoding 1-deoxy-D-xylulose-5-phosphate synthase, protein MKSDLLSNIYNPADLRLLKEEQLAQVAQELRQFIIDVVSVKEGHLGASLGVVELTIALHYVFNTPEDLLVWDVGHQAYGHKILTERRENFDTNRQINGISGFPKRSESVYDTFGVGHSSTSISAALGMAIASKLKGDFEKEHIAVIGDASIASGMAFEGLNHAGVTDANILVILNDNAIGIDPSVGALKKYLTSVKNGKNPRQNNMIKSLNFDYSGPIDGHDLPKLIKELNRLKKIKGPKFLHIVTTKGKGLQQAEENQVKYHAPGKFDASTGEIHLKSEENLPPKYQDVFGLTILDLAKKNEKIIGITPAMPSGSSLKFMMDELPERAFDVGIAEQHAVTLAAGMATQGMIVYCNIYSTFLQRAYDQVIHDVALQNLPVIFCLDRAGLVGEDGATHHGVFDIAYLRSIPNMMIYAPLNEIELQNILYTAQLGLDHPIAIRYPRGRGVISNWEVENFRHYEKIKIGSAKCLKDGTKIAVLSAGTIGNNVIESLNESTNSNEIAHYNFSFIKPLDINTLNYVFSNFESIITIEDGVKKGGFGSAVLEFAASNNFKNNIEILGVPDEFIEHGTVEQLQQLCNIDVKSLVKLFSNGSK, encoded by the coding sequence ATGAAAAGCGATTTACTTTCTAACATATACAATCCAGCCGATTTACGTCTTTTAAAAGAGGAACAGCTTGCTCAAGTTGCTCAAGAATTGCGTCAGTTTATTATTGATGTGGTTTCTGTAAAAGAAGGACATTTGGGCGCGAGTTTAGGCGTTGTAGAACTTACAATTGCTTTGCATTATGTTTTTAATACTCCAGAAGATTTATTGGTTTGGGATGTTGGCCACCAAGCTTACGGTCATAAAATATTGACCGAAAGAAGAGAAAATTTCGATACAAACCGTCAAATAAACGGTATTTCTGGGTTTCCTAAAAGAAGCGAAAGTGTTTACGATACTTTTGGCGTTGGGCATTCTTCTACTTCTATTTCTGCCGCTTTAGGAATGGCGATCGCTTCTAAACTTAAAGGCGATTTCGAAAAAGAACATATTGCTGTAATTGGCGACGCTTCTATCGCGAGCGGAATGGCTTTTGAAGGTTTAAATCACGCCGGAGTAACAGATGCCAATATTTTAGTTATTTTGAATGACAATGCAATCGGAATTGACCCGAGTGTTGGAGCTTTAAAAAAATACCTAACTTCAGTTAAAAACGGAAAAAATCCGAGACAAAATAATATGATTAAGTCTTTGAATTTTGATTATTCTGGACCAATTGACGGTCACGATCTTCCTAAATTAATCAAAGAATTAAATCGTTTAAAAAAGATAAAAGGTCCAAAGTTCCTTCATATTGTAACTACAAAAGGAAAAGGTTTACAGCAAGCTGAAGAAAATCAGGTGAAATATCATGCGCCTGGGAAATTTGATGCTTCGACTGGAGAAATTCATTTAAAATCCGAAGAAAATCTTCCGCCTAAATATCAGGATGTTTTTGGTTTAACTATTTTAGATTTAGCCAAAAAGAACGAAAAAATTATCGGAATCACGCCTGCAATGCCATCGGGAAGTTCTTTAAAATTTATGATGGATGAACTGCCCGAACGAGCTTTTGATGTTGGAATTGCCGAACAGCACGCTGTAACGCTAGCCGCTGGAATGGCAACTCAAGGTATGATTGTGTATTGCAATATTTATTCAACTTTTTTACAACGCGCTTACGATCAGGTTATTCACGATGTTGCTTTGCAAAATTTGCCAGTCATTTTCTGTTTAGATCGAGCTGGATTAGTTGGCGAAGATGGCGCAACACATCACGGCGTTTTTGATATTGCGTATCTGCGTTCGATTCCAAATATGATGATTTACGCGCCGCTTAACGAAATTGAACTCCAAAATATTTTATACACCGCACAATTAGGATTAGATCATCCGATTGCAATTCGTTATCCGAGAGGTCGCGGCGTTATTTCCAATTGGGAAGTAGAAAATTTCAGACATTACGAAAAAATTAAAATCGGTTCTGCAAAATGTTTAAAAGATGGTACGAAAATTGCTGTTCTGTCGGCCGGAACAATTGGAAATAATGTTATAGAATCTTTAAACGAATCAACCAATTCTAACGAGATTGCCCATTATAACTTTAGTTTTATTAAACCACTAGACATCAATACATTAAATTACGTTTTTTCTAATTTCGAAAGTATTATTACAATTGAAGATGGAGTAAAAAAAGGTGGTTTTGGAAGTGCTGTTTTAGAGTTTGCTGCATCTAATAATTTCAAAAACAACATTGAAATTTTAGGTGTTCCAGACGAGTTTATTGAACATGGAACAGTAGAACAGCTACAACAATTATGCAATATTGACGTTAAAAGTCTAGTAAAACTTTTTTCTAACGGTTCAAAATAA
- a CDS encoding deoxyguanosinetriphosphate triphosphohydrolase: MNWEQLLSLKRQGDTSKRLRVEQDDTRLGFEVDYDRIIFSSAFRSLQDKTQVIPLSKTDFVHTRLTHSLEVSVVGRSLGRLVGKKIIEKYPYLQEVHGYQMNDFGAIVAAASLAHDIGNPPFGHSGEKAIGEYFSIGNGQKFKNQLTDKQWQDLIDFEGNANGFSVLTGSRPGIEGGLRISYATLGAFMKYPKESLPKKPTNNISDKKYGFFQSDKLFFEEVAKDMGMIANKSGDDIGFERHPLAYLVEAADDICYTIIDFEDGINLGLVSEDYALEYLIKLVKDNIGVAKYKTLETKEDRISYLRALAIGSLINDAVDVFIENEEAILAGNFPYALTDKSKYKAQMNDIIKLSVEKIYQSREVIEKEIVGYQIIQTLLDKFITAFNNKYEGTASNYDKLILKMLPEKHHLDKGNLYERLLHICHYVSLLTDGNALELYETIQGQKKR, encoded by the coding sequence ATGAACTGGGAACAACTTTTATCATTAAAACGTCAGGGAGATACAAGCAAAAGATTACGCGTAGAACAAGATGATACTCGTTTAGGTTTTGAGGTAGATTATGACCGAATTATCTTTTCTTCGGCTTTTAGAAGTTTACAGGATAAAACACAAGTTATTCCGCTTTCTAAAACAGATTTCGTTCATACGCGCTTAACGCACAGTCTGGAAGTTTCTGTAGTTGGGCGTTCGCTGGGACGTTTGGTTGGAAAAAAAATCATTGAAAAATATCCTTATCTGCAAGAAGTTCACGGCTATCAAATGAATGATTTTGGTGCAATTGTAGCAGCCGCTTCTTTGGCGCATGATATTGGAAATCCGCCTTTTGGGCATTCTGGTGAAAAAGCAATTGGAGAATATTTTTCTATTGGAAATGGACAGAAATTTAAAAATCAGCTTACAGATAAACAATGGCAAGATTTAATTGATTTTGAAGGAAATGCAAACGGATTTTCAGTTCTAACAGGAAGTCGTCCAGGAATTGAAGGCGGACTTCGTATTTCGTATGCTACTTTGGGCGCTTTTATGAAATATCCAAAAGAAAGTCTTCCTAAGAAACCAACAAATAATATTTCTGATAAAAAATACGGTTTCTTTCAGTCGGATAAATTATTTTTTGAAGAAGTAGCAAAAGATATGGGAATGATTGCCAATAAGTCTGGTGATGATATTGGTTTTGAAAGGCATCCATTGGCTTATCTTGTAGAAGCCGCAGATGATATTTGCTATACAATTATAGATTTTGAAGACGGAATAAATTTAGGTTTGGTTTCTGAAGATTATGCTTTAGAATATTTAATTAAACTGGTAAAAGACAATATTGGTGTTGCAAAATATAAAACATTAGAAACTAAAGAAGATAGAATTAGTTATTTGCGCGCACTTGCAATTGGTTCTTTAATTAATGATGCGGTTGATGTTTTTATTGAAAATGAAGAAGCTATTCTTGCTGGAAATTTCCCGTATGCTTTAACAGATAAAAGTAAATACAAAGCTCAGATGAATGACATCATCAAATTAAGTGTTGAAAAAATCTATCAAAGCCGAGAAGTGATCGAAAAAGAAATTGTTGGTTATCAGATTATTCAAACTTTATTGGATAAATTCATAACAGCATTCAATAATAAATATGAAGGAACTGCTTCTAATTATGATAAATTGATTTTGAAAATGTTGCCAGAAAAGCACCATTTAGATAAAGGGAATTTGTACGAGAGATTATTGCATATTTGTCATTATGTTTCTTTGCTAACTGATGGAAATGCGCTAGAATTGTACGAAACGATTCAGGGACAAAAAAAGCGCTAA